TGCAGGATTAGTTCGTTCTGATTTGTTTAATAAAAATGTATTCTTACCAACAGAACCTGATGATAGTTTCGTATCATCAACTACCGTTGTCGTAAACGATGGCACATATGCTGCCTTGCCAACAACACCAACAGAATTTGTCCAAATGAGTGGTTATGGTTTAAACCAAACATTCATTGATCGAATGCTAGGTAAATTAGGTGGCGATGCCTCAAGATTATTACCGTTTAGTTCAGGTAATGGCGTTGTGACTGCACAATTTAATGCTGACAGCGCTGCTCCAGAAGCAGTTTGGGCAACATTAACTGAAGGCTCGTTATCATGGACAGCTTCTGCTTCGAGTGATGTTGTCGGTTACCGTGTTTACAGTATGACAAACGAAGGGACAGCACTCGTAGGCTCACGCAAGGCTTACGAAGGGTTCCAAATGAGCGTAACACCTGGTGTACGCTACGTAGTTGTTGCTGTGGATATTACAGGCTTTGAATCACCTTACTCAAATGAGGTGGGTGAAATTACCAGTATTCCTGAACCACCAGAAGAAGAAGAAGAAGAAGAAGAAGAAGAAATTATCGAAGATGAAGTCATCGAGGAAGAAATCGATGTAGATCCATTTGAATCAACGGTAGAATAAACAATAAAATCCCTAAGCCAATATTAGCTTAGGGATTTTTTTCGTTTAGTTAGCCATTCTATAAAAAATCCCTGCACATGAAATACGATTCGCATACAGGGAGCGTTGTCATTTTATTTTTTAATAACTGCTACTAGCTTTTCAACCGCTTCATCGATTTCTTGCTCTGTTACCGTTAATGGCGGTAATAAACGGATGACTTTTGGGCCAGCTGCTACAGTTAGTAAGCCGGCTTCATCTAAAGCCGTTACATACGGTGCTACCTCTTCGCCACCTAAGCTAAGGCCCAGCATTAAGCCTTTCCCTTGAATACTATACTTCGCTTCAGGAAACGCTTGCTGTAGCTTATCAACGATGTATGTAGACTTGTGCTGGACATTTTGTAAGAATGCTTCGTCAAATATATGGTTAATGACTGTTTGTGCTACTGCCACACCTAGTGGATTGCCACCAAATGTCGTACCGTGCGTGCCCGCGCTAAATGTATCAAAGAATTTTGCCTTCGCTAAGATCCCACCAATTGGGAAACCACCGCCAAGACCTTTTGCCATCGACACAATGTCCGGTGTAATCGCTGTTTGCTCAAACGCAAAGCGCGTACCCGTACGGCCAATACCCGTTTGCACTTCATCAACAATGACTAATACATCCGAGCTTGCTTGAATGTCCGCTATCGCCTGTGCGAATTCATCAGTAACGCTGTTTACGCCACCTTCACCTTGAATGATTTCAAGCATGATTGCCGCAGTTTCTCCGTCTACCGCTGCTTTCAACTGCGCTACGTCATTAAATGGTAATGTAATGAATTCACTTACTAATGGACCGAAACCTTGGCGCACCTTATCTTGACCTGTCGCACTCATCGCACCAAATGTACGACCATGGAAGCTTTGCTCAAAGACAATAATTTTATGCTTGCTTGTATGCTTGCGTGCTAATTTAATGGCAGCTTCGTTGGCTTCCGCACCACTATTACAGAAAAATGCGTAGTCTAATGGAATATCTTTGACTAAAGACGCGGCTAATTGTTCTTGGCCTGGGCTTTCAAATAAGTTGCTAATATGCCATAGCTTTTCACTTTGGGTTTTAATCGCTTCCACAATCGCTGGATGTGCGTGACCTAAGTTACACACCGCAATACCACTTGTAAAATCTAAATAACGTTTACCTGTTGTATCAAAAACCTCTGTGCCTTTTCCTTCGACAATGGCAAACGGTCTTCTTGCGTAATTTTGAAATAATGCACTCATCTTACTAGCTCCTCACTTTGTATCGTCGTACCAGTTAATGTTTCATTGACAATTCGAACGGATGGAATCCCGGCTTGTAGGCAATTTAGCGCGCCCTGTACTTTCGGTATCATCCCTCCGTATATGTGACCTTCTTTAATCCAAGTATCGATTAAACTCGGTGTCACTTCGGTTTGGTATTCATCGTTAATACGAATTCCCGCAACATCTGTGACAAGTAATAGGCAATCTGCGCCAACTGCGAGCGCGATTTCACTTGCTACTGTATCCCCATTAATATTTAATGCCTGACCTGACTGCGTTGCGCCAATACAAGCAATGACTGGCACAACGCCTGCTTCAGTTAACGTATTTAAAATATCGACATTTACTCGTTTGACTTCCCCTACGTATTGATACGTTTCAAAATCTAAAAAGTCACTTGTTAGCAGCGCGTTATCAAAGCCGTTTAAGCCGATCGCTGCAATACCTGCCGCCTGAAGCTCATGTACAAGTGCTGGGTTTACTTTACCAATTAACGTTGATTGGACAAGGCCAATCATTTCTTCACTCGTAACACGCAGGCCGTTTACTGTATGTGACGTAATGCCTGCCGCTGCTAATTCGCGGTTAATTGCCGGACCGCCACCATGGGTAATTATCAGCTCAATCCCTTGTGCTTGCAGCGCTTTGAAATTACGAAAGAAGGCTTCGTTTAGACCTTCTAGCGCACTGCCTCCAAGCTTAATGACCATTTTACGAGCGGTATGATGCGTTGATTTGAACATAGTCATAAGTTAAATCACACCCCCATGCAAATCCGTGCCCTTCGCCAACTTCAAGCGACACGTAAATTTTTACTTCATGCTGCTTTAAAATTTCGATTAGCTCATCTTCTGAAAATTTAATTGGCTCACCGTTTTCGACCATTGTTGCGCCACCAATTTTAATTGTAATTTTTTCTGGATCAACCGTTGCACCTGAATAACCGACCGCGGCGATAATACGACCCCAGTTTGCATCACAGCCAAATACCGCTGTTTTAACAAGTGGTGAACCGACAACTGTTTTTGCAATTTTACGTGCTTCCTCGTCTGAAACCGCTCCCTCTACTTCCACTTCGATTAACTTCGTTGCCCCTTCACCATCACGTGCAATGGATTTCGCTAAATCCTCTGCAACAAGGCGTAGTGCTGTATAGAAGTTTTCCCAATCTGGATGTGCTGGTGACAGTGGCTCATTACCTGCTAGACCATTCGCCATGACAACAACTGTGTCATTTGTCGACGTATCTCCGTCTACTGTAATTGAGTTAAATGTACGGTCTGTCACGCTTGATAATGCCTTTTGTAATTCATCAGATTCAATGTTTGCATCTGTCGTAATAAAACCAAGCATTGTTGCCATGTTTGGCTCAATCATCCCTGAACCTTTTGCCGCGCCTGAAACTAACACTTCTTTTCCGTCAATAACGGTTGCGTACGTAGTATTTTTCATCACTGTATCTGTCGTCATGATTGCTTGCGCAAAATCAATGCCGTTTTCTAATTTTGAATCTGGTTTCAGTAGCGCCATCCCGCTTTGCACTGGCTCCATTTTCATAATTTCACCGATTACCCCTGTTGAAGCAACCCCTACTAAACTTGCATCAATGCCTAATTTTTCAGCAGTTAGCTGCTGCATTTGGTACGCATCTGCTAATCCTTGCTTGCCTGTACAAGCATTGGCATTTCCTGAATTGACGATTACTGCTTGCATTTTTTTCGTATTGTAAACAACTTCTTTTGTTACCTTAATCGGTGCTGCTTGCACAGCATTTGTTGTGAAGACACCGGCAACGCTCGCCGGAACGTCACTAATTAAAATGGCTAAATCTTTTTTCTTATGTTTGATTCCGCAGTGTACTCCTGCTGCTGTAAAGCCTTTTGGTGACACGATATTTTTGCTTGATAATTTTTTCATTTCAATTGTTGATGCCATGAGTTTGCCCCCTAAATAAAGTATGGTACAAGTTGTAAACCTGTTTGTTGTGGTAGCCCGAATTGCACGTTCATATTTTGAATCGCTTGACCTGCCGCGCCTTTAACTAAGTTATCAATCACCCCAATGATTGTTGCGCGCTTTGTTCGTTCATCAAGCTTGACGTAAATGTCACAGAAGTTGGAGCCCTTCACTCGGTTTGTGCCAATCGCATTCGCATCTTGAATAACACGCACGAATGGATGGTTTTTATACGTTTCATTTAAGCAATCGATTAATTGCTGCTGCGTCACACCTTCTGTCACTTGTGCATAAGACGTCGCTAAAATGCCGCGCGTCATCGGCACTAAATGTGTATTAAATGTAATCGTCGTATCAATACCTGCAAATAAGCTAATTGCCTGCTCGATTTCCGGAATATGCTGATGCTCATTAATTTTATAAATCGAGAAGCTTTCGTTCGCTTCACTATAATGTGCCGCTTGTGAAGGTTTGTTGCCCGCGCCTGAAATGCCACTTTTCGCATCAATAATTAATAAGCTCGGATCGATTAATTTATGCTTAATTAACGGAAGTAGTGATAATAATACCGCTGTTGGATAGCAGCCAGGATTGGCGATTAATTCAGCGTCACGAATTGCTTGTTCATTCCATTCCGTTAAGCCGTATACACTTTTATCAACGGCCGCTTGTGGCGCTGGTGTTTTTTTATACCACTGCTCGTAGCTTGCTAAGTCCTTTAATCGGAAATCACCTGATAGATCAATCAGTTTTGGACCTAAGCCAACAAGGGGTGGAAATAGACTGCTTGAGACTCCAGACGGCGTGCTCGCAAACACAACATCGTATTTTGCTAGTGCGTCATAATCAATTTTCTGTAATGGTACATTATATAAATCTGTTAAATGTGGAAATTTATCTGAGAATACCGTGCCTTCTTCAGATGATGTAAATAAGCCAATTTGTTCTACCTCTTTATGGTTATGCAAAAAGCGTAGCAGCTCTAACCCGCCATAGCCTGTTGCACCAATTATTCCTACCTTCATGATGTCACCTCGGATTTTCATTTCGTACGTCATTTCATTAAAAGATAAAATTAAGTATAGTTATGTATAATTATTTAGTCAACTGTATTTTTATATATTCTTAAATAATTCTAAATTTTTAATTTCATTATAGAACCAAACAGGCAAAGCTAGTGTAAAGTAGCTTTGCCTGCTCATTTAATCTTCCATTGTTGATAAGTCGCCCGTTGGTAAATCAAGCTCCCATGCTTTTAACACGCGACGCATAATTTTACCACTGCGTGTTTTCGGTAATTTGTCTTTGAATTCAATTTCACGTGGTGCTGCGTGCGCTGAAAGACCCGTTTTTACAAATTCACGAATTTCTGCTTCAAGCGCTTCACTTGGCACGGCACCTTCACGTAATGAAACGAATGCTTTAATTATTTCACCGCGTATTGGGTCTGGCTTTCCGATTACACCAGCTTCCAGGACATCCGGATGTTCAAGCAATTTACTTTCAACTTCAAACGGACCAACGCGCTCACCTGCTGTCATAATGACATCATCCACACGCCCCTGGAACCAGAAGTAACCTTCATCATCCATATAAGCAGAATCCCCCGACACATACCACTCACCTTTTAAGAAGTACGAGTCATAGCGTTCTGGATTGCCCCAAATCCCGCGCATCATTGCCGGCCAACCTTTTTTTATAGCTAAATTGCCCATTGTAAACGGTGGTACTTCATTTCCCGCATCATCAACAATCGTTGCGTAAACACCTGGCACAGGTTTTCCCATTGAACCGAGCTTGATTTCCATTGATGGGTAATTACAGATCATGTGGCCACCTGTTTCGGTCATCCACCATGTGTCATGAATACGGTGATCTAAGGTATCCATACCCCAGCGTACTACCTCTGGGTTTAACGGCTCCCCAACCGATAACACATGACGTAGTGACGATAAATCGTACTGTTGAATGACACTTGGACCTGCACCCATTAACATACGAAATGCGGTCGGTGCACTATACCAAACGGTTACCTTGTATTCTTGAATTGCACTGTACCAGGCTTGCGGACTAAAACGACCACCGATAATGACATTCGTTACCCCGTTCAGCCACGGACCGAAAATCCCGTATGCGGTTCCAGTTACCCAACCTGGGTCTGCTGTACACCAATAAATGTCGTCATCTTTTAAATCAAGTACCCACTTTGACGTTTGATATTGTTGAACCATCGCATAATGTACATGGAGTACCCCTTTAGGTGCACCTGTAGAACCTGACGTATAGTGTAAAATTGAGCCATCCTCTTTATCAACCCATTCGATGTCAAAGTCTGTAGATGCCTCTTGTAAGTGCTTGTTAAAGTCGATAATTTTATCTGTTTCTTCTATATGTTCTCCTACTAAAAAGACCGTTTTTAAGTGTGGCAATTTTTCAAGTGGTATGCGACTCAGTAGCGCTGACGTTGTTACGATTGCAACTGCCTCACTATCCGCTAGACGGTCATATACTGCACCTTCCATAAAGGCTTCGAATAATGGTCCAACAATTGCTCCAATTTTAAGCGACCCTAATAAGCTAAAATAAAGCTCTGGTGTCCGCGGCATAAAAATGAAAATCCGATCCCCTTTTTGTAAATTCGCTTTTGCCTGAATAACATTCGCTGCTTGGTTTGAATAGTACTTCATTTGTTCAAACGTATACGCCTCTTTACGTGAACCATCATTATAATGGAGCGCAACCTTGTCTTTTAGCTGTGAATCGGCGTGGCGATCAATCGCTTCATATGCAATATTTACCTTGCCTGTTTCATACCAAGAGAATGCTTTCTCAGTATTTCCCCATTCGTGTGTAGCAACTGTTTCCTCATAATTTTTTAAATTATGTTCCCCTGGAATCGCCGCTAATTTCTCCATTGTTTTCATCCCCATAAAACGCCCCCCTTTTTATATAACACAAAAACATTTTAACCCACTGTACTATAATAATCAAAAACTTTTTTAAATTTTCTAAAAATTAAGTTATAACATGTAAATTTAAGCGTTTTTTTACATTAATTAGAGTATAATGGAAATATCATAAGCAGGTGGTGTGACTATGAATCATGTAAAAAATCATTATTGCGTTGAGCTTGATACAAGGCATGGCAAAGTTTTAGTGGAGGGACCTGTTCCTTCTGAGCAGCTTGCTTCGTATACTTTACACGAAGATTTAAAAGCATTTCGCCCTTCTCAGCAGCAACACGAGGCACTTGTGGACATTGCAAAATTAGAGGAAGGCCGCATTATTGTTATTCGCCAAGATCATATGATTGTTGGCTATGTAACGTATTTGTACCCTGACCCACTTGAACGCTGGGCAGAAGATCGTATTCCAAATATGATTGAACTCGGTGCCATCGAGGTAATTCCATCATTTCGTGGGACAGGTGCAGGTAAAAAATTACTAGAAGTATCATTTATGGACGATTCAATGGAAGATTATTTAGTCATTACAACCGAATATTATTGGCATTGGGACTTAAAAGGCACAGGTCTTTCAGTGTGGGATTATCGTAATATGATGGAACGTATGATGACAACGACCAACTTTGAATACTATGCAACGGATGATCCAGAAATTACATCGCATCCAGCGAACTGTCTCATGGCACGTGTGGGGTCACGTGTTGGACCAGAAACGCTTGAGCGTTTTGACAGATTACGCTTTAGAAGCCGCTTCATGTATTAATTCTTATCACAAAGGGGACCTGAAAATGATTGTCGAAGAGATTATGAACCGTGAACTACATACGCTCACGCCTGAAAATTCAGTGCGTGATGCCGTGCGCTTAATGCGCGAAAAAAATATTCGTCATGTACCCATTGTGAACAATGAACATAACGTTGTTGGAATCGTCACAGATCATGACATCAAAAAGGCGTTACCTTCCTGCTTACGTGAGGAGCCGAACTCGACGATTTACGATGCAGCAGTTGATGAAATTATGACGAAAAATCCACTTGTTGGTCATCCGCTCGACTTTGTTGAAGAGGTTGCATTGACATTTTACGATGCTAAAATTAGCTGCTTACCGATTATTTCTGCCAATAAGTTAGTGGGGATTGTCACAACAACGGATTTATTGTACACATACATTGAATTAACTGGTGCGCATAAACCGGGCTCCAAAATCGATATCCGTGTAGAAGACCGTCCTGGCATCTTGAACGAAATCACAAAAGTATTTTACGAAAATCATGCCAATATGTTAAGCGTGCTTGTTTATCCAGATGGTGATAGTGAAAAAACGCGTATTTTAAGTGTCCGATTACAAGTAATTAATCCACTTCCGATTATTGAAGATTTACGAAATCAAGGCTTCCATGTATTGTGGCCTCATTTACCTGGCGTAACACGATGAAAAAAGCCGTTTTTATTTATTCACCAGATCAGCTTAATTACAAATTTTCGGACACACACCCGTTTAATCATAAACGCTTACATTTAACAATTGATTTACTAAAAAATATTGGCGCGCTTTCAGAAGATGACATCGTACCCGCGCGCATCGCAACAGATGAAGAAATCGCACTTGCTCATGACCCACAATATATAGAAGTTGTCAAAAAAGCCGGACATGGTGACTTAACAACGCAGCAAGGCGAACCATACGGCATTGGAACAGAGGATACACCGATGTTCCCAAACATGCATGAAGCGAGTGCCTTACTCGTTGGTGGTACACTTCAAGCCGTTGACTATGTGCTTCAAGGTAAAGCCGAGCACGCCATTAATTTAGGTGGTGGACTGCATCATGGTTTCCGTGGCCGTGCTTCTGGTTTTTGTATTTACAATGACAGTAGCGTCGCCATTAAATACATCCAAGAAAAATATGGATTACGCGTGCTCTATGTCGATACGGACGCGCATCATGGGGACGGCGTGCAATGGTCGTTTTACGATGACCCGAATGTTTGTACGTTATCAATTCATGAAACAGGCCGCTACCTATTCCCAGGCACCGGCAATATTACGGAACGCGGGAACGGAGAAGGTTACGGCACATCCTTTAACTTCCCTATTGATGCTTTTACTGAAGACGAAAGCTTTTTACAAGTGTATGAAGAATCTATGCGCGAAGTATTTGAATTTTTCAAGCCGGATGTTGTGTTAACACAAAACGGAGCCGATGCGCATTATTTCGATCCACTCACACATTTATACGGCACGATGAATATTTATCAAGAAATTCCAAAGCTTGCGCATAAACTTGCCCATGAATATTGCGAGGGTCGTTGGATTGCGGTAGGTGGTGGCGGCTATGATATTTGGCGAGTAGTGCCGCGCGCTTGGTCGTATATTTGGACGGAAATGACGGATCAGCAATTACCGAGCGGGCCATTACCACAAGCCTGGCTCGACAAATGGCAGGGCGAGTCGCCAGTACCATTCATTCCTACATGGGAAGATCCAAATCCATTATACGAAGCCATTCCACGTAAAGCCGAAATCGAGG
The sequence above is a segment of the Solibacillus sp. FSL H8-0523 genome. Coding sequences within it:
- a CDS encoding acetoin utilization AcuB family protein, whose protein sequence is MIVEEIMNRELHTLTPENSVRDAVRLMREKNIRHVPIVNNEHNVVGIVTDHDIKKALPSCLREEPNSTIYDAAVDEIMTKNPLVGHPLDFVEEVALTFYDAKISCLPIISANKLVGIVTTTDLLYTYIELTGAHKPGSKIDIRVEDRPGILNEITKVFYENHANMLSVLVYPDGDSEKTRILSVRLQVINPLPIIEDLRNQGFHVLWPHLPGVTR
- the acsA gene encoding acetate--CoA ligase; the protein is MKTMEKLAAIPGEHNLKNYEETVATHEWGNTEKAFSWYETGKVNIAYEAIDRHADSQLKDKVALHYNDGSRKEAYTFEQMKYYSNQAANVIQAKANLQKGDRIFIFMPRTPELYFSLLGSLKIGAIVGPLFEAFMEGAVYDRLADSEAVAIVTTSALLSRIPLEKLPHLKTVFLVGEHIEETDKIIDFNKHLQEASTDFDIEWVDKEDGSILHYTSGSTGAPKGVLHVHYAMVQQYQTSKWVLDLKDDDIYWCTADPGWVTGTAYGIFGPWLNGVTNVIIGGRFSPQAWYSAIQEYKVTVWYSAPTAFRMLMGAGPSVIQQYDLSSLRHVLSVGEPLNPEVVRWGMDTLDHRIHDTWWMTETGGHMICNYPSMEIKLGSMGKPVPGVYATIVDDAGNEVPPFTMGNLAIKKGWPAMMRGIWGNPERYDSYFLKGEWYVSGDSAYMDDEGYFWFQGRVDDVIMTAGERVGPFEVESKLLEHPDVLEAGVIGKPDPIRGEIIKAFVSLREGAVPSEALEAEIREFVKTGLSAHAAPREIEFKDKLPKTRSGKIMRRVLKAWELDLPTGDLSTMED
- a CDS encoding acetylornithine transaminase, with product MSALFQNYARRPFAIVEGKGTEVFDTTGKRYLDFTSGIAVCNLGHAHPAIVEAIKTQSEKLWHISNLFESPGQEQLAASLVKDIPLDYAFFCNSGAEANEAAIKLARKHTSKHKIIVFEQSFHGRTFGAMSATGQDKVRQGFGPLVSEFITLPFNDVAQLKAAVDGETAAIMLEIIQGEGGVNSVTDEFAQAIADIQASSDVLVIVDEVQTGIGRTGTRFAFEQTAITPDIVSMAKGLGGGFPIGGILAKAKFFDTFSAGTHGTTFGGNPLGVAVAQTVINHIFDEAFLQNVQHKSTYIVDKLQQAFPEAKYSIQGKGLMLGLSLGGEEVAPYVTALDEAGLLTVAAGPKVIRLLPPLTVTEQEIDEAVEKLVAVIKK
- the argB gene encoding acetylglutamate kinase; translated protein: MTMFKSTHHTARKMVIKLGGSALEGLNEAFFRNFKALQAQGIELIITHGGGPAINRELAAAGITSHTVNGLRVTSEEMIGLVQSTLIGKVNPALVHELQAAGIAAIGLNGFDNALLTSDFLDFETYQYVGEVKRVNVDILNTLTEAGVVPVIACIGATQSGQALNINGDTVASEIALAVGADCLLLVTDVAGIRINDEYQTEVTPSLIDTWIKEGHIYGGMIPKVQGALNCLQAGIPSVRIVNETLTGTTIQSEELVR
- the argJ gene encoding bifunctional ornithine acetyltransferase/N-acetylglutamate synthase codes for the protein MASTIEMKKLSSKNIVSPKGFTAAGVHCGIKHKKKDLAILISDVPASVAGVFTTNAVQAAPIKVTKEVVYNTKKMQAVIVNSGNANACTGKQGLADAYQMQQLTAEKLGIDASLVGVASTGVIGEIMKMEPVQSGMALLKPDSKLENGIDFAQAIMTTDTVMKNTTYATVIDGKEVLVSGAAKGSGMIEPNMATMLGFITTDANIESDELQKALSSVTDRTFNSITVDGDTSTNDTVVVMANGLAGNEPLSPAHPDWENFYTALRLVAEDLAKSIARDGEGATKLIEVEVEGAVSDEEARKIAKTVVGSPLVKTAVFGCDANWGRIIAAVGYSGATVDPEKITIKIGGATMVENGEPIKFSEDELIEILKQHEVKIYVSLEVGEGHGFAWGCDLTYDYVQINASYRS
- the argC gene encoding N-acetyl-gamma-glutamyl-phosphate reductase, whose product is MKVGIIGATGYGGLELLRFLHNHKEVEQIGLFTSSEEGTVFSDKFPHLTDLYNVPLQKIDYDALAKYDVVFASTPSGVSSSLFPPLVGLGPKLIDLSGDFRLKDLASYEQWYKKTPAPQAAVDKSVYGLTEWNEQAIRDAELIANPGCYPTAVLLSLLPLIKHKLIDPSLLIIDAKSGISGAGNKPSQAAHYSEANESFSIYKINEHQHIPEIEQAISLFAGIDTTITFNTHLVPMTRGILATSYAQVTEGVTQQQLIDCLNETYKNHPFVRVIQDANAIGTNRVKGSNFCDIYVKLDERTKRATIIGVIDNLVKGAAGQAIQNMNVQFGLPQQTGLQLVPYFI
- a CDS encoding acetoin utilization protein AcuC, whose product is MKKAVFIYSPDQLNYKFSDTHPFNHKRLHLTIDLLKNIGALSEDDIVPARIATDEEIALAHDPQYIEVVKKAGHGDLTTQQGEPYGIGTEDTPMFPNMHEASALLVGGTLQAVDYVLQGKAEHAINLGGGLHHGFRGRASGFCIYNDSSVAIKYIQEKYGLRVLYVDTDAHHGDGVQWSFYDDPNVCTLSIHETGRYLFPGTGNITERGNGEGYGTSFNFPIDAFTEDESFLQVYEESMREVFEFFKPDVVLTQNGADAHYFDPLTHLYGTMNIYQEIPKLAHKLAHEYCEGRWIAVGGGGYDIWRVVPRAWSYIWTEMTDQQLPSGPLPQAWLDKWQGESPVPFIPTWEDPNPLYEAIPRKAEIEEKNAQMLEKALHMIRTEKNRS
- a CDS encoding GNAT family N-acetyltransferase produces the protein MNHVKNHYCVELDTRHGKVLVEGPVPSEQLASYTLHEDLKAFRPSQQQHEALVDIAKLEEGRIIVIRQDHMIVGYVTYLYPDPLERWAEDRIPNMIELGAIEVIPSFRGTGAGKKLLEVSFMDDSMEDYLVITTEYYWHWDLKGTGLSVWDYRNMMERMMTTTNFEYYATDDPEITSHPANCLMARVGSRVGPETLERFDRLRFRSRFMY